In Pan paniscus chromosome 13, NHGRI_mPanPan1-v2.0_pri, whole genome shotgun sequence, one DNA window encodes the following:
- the C13H2orf69 gene encoding mitochondrial protein C2orf69 homolog encodes MWGFRLLRSPPLLLLLPQLGIGNASSCSQARTMNPGGSGGARCSLSAEVRRRQCLQLSTVPGADPQRSNELLLLAAAGEGLERQDLPGDPAKEEPQPPPQHHVLYFPGDVQNYHEIMTRHPENYQWENWSLENVATILAHRFPNSYIWVIKCSRMHLHKFSCYDNFVKSNMFGAPEHNTDFGAFKHLYMLLVNAFNLSQNSLSKKSLNVWNKDSIASNCRSSPSHTTNGCQGEKVRTCEKSDESAMSFYPPSLNDASFTLIGFSKGCVVLNQLLFELKEAKKDKNIDAFIKSIRTMYWLDGGHSGGSNTWVTYPEVLKEFAQTGIIVHTHVTPYQVRDPMRSWIGKEHKKFVQILGDLGMQVTSQIHFTKEAPSIENHFRVHEVF; translated from the exons ATGTGGGGGTTCAGGCTCCTGCGGTCGCCGCCGTTGCTGCTCCTGCTGCCGCAGCTCGGAATCGGAAACGCCTCGTCCTGCTCTCAGGCCAGAACCATGAACCCgggcggcagcggcggcgcgCGATGCTCCCTCTCGGCCGAGGTGCGCCGCCGTCAGTGCCTGCAGCTTTCCACCGTGCCTGGAGCCGATCCGCAGCGCAGCAACGAATTGCTCCTGTTGGCGGCGGCCGGGGAGGGACTGGAGCGGCAGGACCTCCCCGGGGACCCAGCGAAGGAGGAGCCGCAGCCGCCGCCCCAGCATCACGTCCTCTATTTCCCTGGGGATGTGCAG AATTACCATGAAATTATGACTCGTCATCCTGAGAATTATCAATGGGAAAACTGGAGTCTAGAAAATGTTGCTACCATTTTAGCCCACCGGTTCCCCAATAGTTATATTTGGGTGATAAAATGTTCCCGAATGCATTTGCACAAATTCAGCTGCTATGACAATTTTGTGAAAAGTAACATGTTTGGTGCCCCAGAACACAATACTGACTTTGGAGCTTTTAAGCACCTTTATATGTTATTAGTTAATGCTTTTAATTTAAGTCAGAATAGTTTATCAAAGAAAAGTTTGAATGTTTGGAATAAGGACTCCATAGCATCTAACTGTAGATCCAGTCCTTCTCATACTACGAATGGTTGCCAGGGAGAAAAAGTGAGGACCTGTGAAAAATCTGATGAGTCTGCCATGAGTTTTTATCCACCATCACTAAATGACGCATCTTTTACTTTGATTGGATTCAGTAAAGGTTGTGTTGTTTTGAATCAGTTGCTTTTTGAATTGAAAGAAGCCAAGAAAGACAAGAACATAGATGCTTTTATCAAAAGCATAAGAACAATGTATTGGCTGGATGGTGGTCATTCTGGAGGAAGCAATACTTGGGTTACTTATCCAGAAGTCTTGAAAGAATTTGCACAAACAGGAATTATCGTTCACACTCATGTAACACCTTACCAAGTACGTGATCCAATGAGATCTTGGATTGGAAAGGAGCACAAGAAATTTGTTCAGATACTTGGGGATCTTGGTATGCAGGTGACTAGccaaattcattttacaaagGAAGCTCCTTCCATAGAGAATCACTTCAGGGTTCATGAAGTAttttga